One stretch of Amycolatopsis sp. NBC_00345 DNA includes these proteins:
- a CDS encoding LppU/SCO3897 family protein, with protein sequence MGPPDPYGRPSGGFPPPGQPDQPSQFQPGQPGQYPPPGQAPYGQQPNVQPGAEQYGQQQPYGQPGAEQQYAQQAPGQYAQPAPGVPGQYGQQVPGQYGQPVPGPYGPPPGAPYGQPGQFPPAPVAPKSKFRFLRLGIVLVVVVAAVVIGIVSYSSSPESSSVGDCLKVAEFTDGVTPDKVDCNDAAANVKIGARLANASDKCPEGMYDEYEVTGRSDYRLCLVINAKQGDCLKGYQSQTAGYQKVPCSDPGKDAELVKVVDGQEGEAVCQGTDATEYRSYSQPKLTLCIKS encoded by the coding sequence GTGGGTCCGCCCGATCCCTACGGCCGGCCGTCCGGTGGGTTCCCGCCGCCCGGCCAGCCCGATCAACCCAGCCAGTTCCAGCCCGGCCAGCCCGGTCAGTACCCGCCGCCCGGCCAGGCGCCCTACGGCCAGCAGCCCAATGTCCAGCCTGGGGCCGAGCAGTACGGGCAGCAGCAGCCTTACGGCCAGCCCGGCGCTGAGCAGCAGTACGCCCAGCAAGCACCCGGCCAGTACGCCCAGCCGGCACCCGGCGTGCCGGGTCAGTACGGCCAGCAAGTCCCCGGTCAGTACGGCCAGCCGGTGCCCGGCCCGTACGGTCCGCCGCCCGGCGCGCCGTACGGCCAGCCGGGGCAGTTCCCGCCCGCGCCGGTGGCGCCGAAGTCGAAGTTCCGGTTCCTGCGGCTCGGCATCGTCCTGGTCGTCGTCGTGGCGGCCGTGGTGATCGGCATCGTCAGCTACTCGAGCTCGCCGGAGAGCTCGAGTGTCGGCGACTGCCTCAAGGTCGCCGAGTTCACCGACGGCGTCACGCCGGACAAGGTCGACTGCAACGACGCCGCCGCGAACGTCAAGATCGGCGCGCGCCTGGCCAACGCCTCCGACAAGTGCCCCGAGGGCATGTACGACGAGTACGAGGTCACCGGCCGTTCGGACTACCGCCTCTGCCTGGTGATCAACGCCAAGCAGGGCGACTGCCTGAAGGGCTACCAGTCGCAGACCGCCGGCTATCAGAAGGTGCCGTGCTCGGACCCGGGCAAGGACGCCGAGCTGGTGAAGGTCGTCGACGGCCAGGAGGGCGAGGCCGTCTGCCAGGGCACCGACGCGACCGAGTACCGGTCGTACTCCCAGCCGAAGCTGACGCTCTGCATCAAGTCCTGA
- a CDS encoding DHA2 family efflux MFS transporter permease subunit — protein sequence MSAQGSPAATGLEDKLDRGVLKVASVVVLGAIMAILDTTVVNVALQKLTIEFSTSFDTIQWVATGYMLALATVIPVTGWASDRFGTKRLYLLAIGTFLVGSMLAGLAWNVESLIIFRVLQGLGGGMLMPAGMTILTRAAGPQRIGRVMSVLGVPMLLGPICGPILGGWLVDAVSWRWIFYINVPIGVIAFILALRLLPKDDPEPSGRFDFVGMLMVSPGLAALIFGVSRIPSTGTVGAAEVWLPALAGLVLLVAFVLRALRVDHPLIDLKLFRNRSFSVAMITMSVFCVGFFGAMLLLPTYFTLVRGESALHAGLLLAPQGLGAMLAMPITGKLADKIAARRIVLPGLVLIVLGMVVFTQVGATTSYVLLLSSLFVMGIGMGCTMMPITSAALKTLQPKDMAKASTATNIVQQTAGAIGSAVMSIILAALLASKFGVPTSQSQLAATAATLNPATHSAAAALTADSFATTFLWASILLALCLVPAFFLPKKSSVPETAPDSAEPVAPPVPMH from the coding sequence ATGTCTGCTCAAGGGAGTCCAGCTGCCACCGGGCTCGAGGACAAGCTCGACCGGGGCGTGCTGAAGGTCGCCTCGGTGGTGGTGCTCGGCGCGATCATGGCGATCCTGGACACCACGGTCGTCAACGTGGCGCTGCAGAAGCTGACCATCGAGTTCAGCACCTCGTTCGACACGATCCAGTGGGTCGCCACCGGTTACATGCTGGCGCTCGCCACGGTCATCCCGGTCACCGGCTGGGCGTCCGACCGGTTCGGCACGAAACGGCTGTACCTGCTGGCGATCGGCACGTTCCTGGTCGGCTCGATGCTGGCCGGGCTCGCCTGGAACGTCGAGTCGCTGATCATCTTCCGCGTCCTGCAGGGCCTCGGCGGCGGCATGCTGATGCCGGCGGGCATGACGATCCTGACGCGCGCGGCGGGCCCGCAGCGGATCGGCCGCGTGATGTCGGTGCTGGGCGTGCCGATGCTGCTGGGCCCGATCTGCGGGCCGATCCTCGGCGGCTGGCTCGTCGACGCGGTCAGCTGGCGCTGGATCTTCTACATCAACGTGCCGATCGGCGTGATCGCCTTCATCCTCGCGCTGCGCCTGCTGCCGAAGGACGACCCGGAGCCCTCGGGCCGGTTCGACTTCGTGGGCATGCTGATGGTGTCGCCGGGCCTGGCGGCGCTGATCTTCGGCGTCTCGCGGATCCCGTCCACCGGCACCGTCGGCGCGGCCGAGGTGTGGCTGCCCGCGCTGGCCGGGCTGGTGCTGCTGGTCGCGTTCGTGCTGCGGGCGCTGCGGGTGGACCACCCGCTGATCGACCTGAAGCTGTTCCGCAACCGGTCGTTCTCCGTCGCGATGATCACGATGTCGGTGTTCTGCGTCGGCTTCTTCGGCGCGATGCTGCTGCTGCCGACGTACTTCACGCTGGTGCGCGGCGAATCCGCGCTGCACGCCGGGCTGCTGCTGGCGCCGCAGGGCCTCGGCGCGATGCTCGCGATGCCGATCACCGGCAAGCTGGCCGACAAGATCGCCGCGCGCCGCATCGTGCTGCCCGGCCTGGTGCTGATCGTGCTCGGCATGGTGGTCTTCACGCAGGTCGGCGCGACCACGTCGTACGTGCTGCTGCTGTCCTCGCTGTTCGTGATGGGCATCGGCATGGGCTGCACGATGATGCCGATCACCTCGGCCGCGCTGAAGACGTTGCAGCCGAAGGACATGGCCAAGGCGTCCACGGCGACGAACATCGTGCAGCAGACCGCCGGCGCCATCGGCTCCGCGGTCATGTCGATCATCCTGGCGGCGCTGCTGGCGTCGAAGTTCGGCGTCCCGACGAGCCAGAGCCAGCTCGCGGCCACCGCCGCCACGCTGAACCCGGCCACGCACTCCGCCGCGGCCGCGCTGACCGCCGACTCGTTCGCGACCACGTTCCTGTGGGCGTCGATCCTGCTGGCGCTGTGCCTGGTGCCGGCGTTCTTCCTGCCGAAGAAGAGCTCGGTCCCGGAGACCGCGCCGGACTCGGCCGAGCCGGTCGCCCCGCCGGTGCCGATGCACTGA
- a CDS encoding YeeE/YedE family protein: MATTESPAGDNKLLDFPTSCAAPVPQPEDPVRVVPLVVAGALAIGLTWFVWASYGAKFGVLLVLGLLLGLALFHSRFGFTSAWRQLIAVGNGQGLRAHTLLLGTAATLIALICGTGAGLFGSKPVPVANVGPIGVALFVGATLFAIGMQLGGACASGTLFAVGSGQSTIVLTLGGFITGSVLYTWGYPLFDGWPQVSGFLLSDHVGWFGSWAITIAVLAAIVLVTRTVQKRRLPPPVDVVPTARGFARVYRGAWPVLVGAVVLGVLAGAVYLVSGGIWGVTSAFSLWGAKILQVFGLHPEHWEFWQLKANATSLNGPIWKDKNSLTDIGIMIGAAVAAAAAGAWKIHSSIPWRTAVAAILGGILMGIGARLAGGCNIGAYLGGISVGSLHGWLWGIFALGGTWIGIKLRPLFGLGNPVPTDSIC, encoded by the coding sequence GTGGCGACCACTGAATCCCCAGCCGGTGACAACAAGCTCCTCGATTTCCCCACCTCCTGCGCCGCGCCCGTGCCACAGCCCGAAGACCCGGTCCGGGTCGTCCCGCTCGTGGTCGCCGGCGCGCTCGCGATCGGCCTGACGTGGTTCGTGTGGGCGAGCTACGGAGCCAAGTTCGGCGTCCTGCTCGTGCTCGGGCTGTTGCTCGGGCTGGCCCTGTTCCACTCGCGGTTCGGCTTCACCTCCGCCTGGCGGCAGCTGATCGCCGTCGGCAACGGCCAGGGCCTGCGCGCCCACACGCTGTTGCTCGGCACGGCCGCCACGCTGATCGCGCTGATCTGCGGCACCGGCGCCGGACTGTTCGGCAGCAAACCGGTGCCGGTGGCGAACGTCGGGCCGATCGGGGTGGCGCTCTTCGTCGGCGCCACGCTGTTCGCGATCGGCATGCAGCTGGGCGGCGCCTGCGCGTCCGGCACGCTGTTCGCGGTCGGCTCCGGGCAGTCGACGATCGTGCTCACGCTCGGCGGGTTCATCACCGGCTCGGTGCTCTACACCTGGGGTTACCCGCTGTTCGACGGCTGGCCCCAGGTTTCGGGCTTCCTGCTCTCCGACCACGTCGGCTGGTTCGGCTCGTGGGCGATCACGATCGCGGTGCTCGCCGCCATCGTGCTGGTGACGCGCACGGTGCAGAAGCGGCGCCTGCCGCCGCCGGTCGACGTCGTGCCCACCGCCCGCGGTTTCGCGCGGGTCTACCGCGGGGCCTGGCCGGTGCTCGTCGGCGCCGTGGTGCTCGGTGTGCTGGCCGGCGCCGTTTACCTGGTCTCGGGTGGGATCTGGGGCGTGACCAGCGCGTTCAGCCTGTGGGGCGCGAAGATCCTGCAGGTGTTCGGGCTGCACCCGGAGCACTGGGAGTTCTGGCAGCTCAAGGCGAACGCGACTTCGCTGAACGGTCCGATCTGGAAGGACAAGAACAGCCTCACCGACATCGGCATCATGATCGGCGCGGCGGTGGCGGCCGCGGCGGCGGGCGCGTGGAAGATCCACAGCTCGATCCCGTGGCGCACCGCGGTCGCCGCGATCCTCGGCGGGATCCTGATGGGCATCGGCGCGCGGCTGGCCGGCGGCTGCAACATCGGCGCGTACCTCGGCGGCATTTCCGTCGGCAGCCTGCACGGCTGGCTCTGGGGGATCTTCGCGCTCGGCGGCACCTGGATCGGGATCAAGCTGCGGCCGTTGTTCGGCCTCGGCAACCCGGTGCCCACCGACAGCATCTGCTGA